Genomic window (Deltaproteobacteria bacterium):
GAGCCGAATCAAGAGCGTGCCGTCAAGAAACCGCAGATAGTTGAGGATTCGGTTCCAGCCGATGTTGCCCGCCAACGCCTGCTGGATTTCGGGCACGAACACTTTCTGGCCGGGCGTTTGTCCGGCATAGCGACAGCACAGACGGAACACTTCTTCGAGCAGCTTCTCATCACGCTTGACGCCGCGGGACCCCATTCGCAGATCGTGCTTGATAGCGCGCTTGATCACGGTCTCGTTCAGGTAATCCGCCATCTCCGGCCACGGCATCTCATGCCGCTCATGTGCAATCGGATAGCCGCCCCGTTCCGAAAAGGCGGTGAACGCTTGCCATCGCATCTCGCGCTCCGCCTGCGCGTGCTTCACTGCTTGCTGCCAAAAGTTTGGCGTAGCCACGGCGTCCATCCCGTTGTCCGCCCAGTACGGTGTGGGGGTGTTACCGAAGCGGAGCTGCGAGATCTCACGCAGGAGCAGCGTTCCGAGATCGACCGTCGTGATTCGCCCAGCGAGGCTGTCGCGACCAGCCTCGATCCGGAGTGAAGAACTACCGGTGACTAGCACACGGACTTGATGGTTATCGACTAAGTGCTTGATCTGTGGTGCCCAGGCATCCAGGTTCTGCACCTCATCGAGCAGCAGATAGGCCGTGGCGCCCTCGCGGGCCAGCTCGTTGAACGTGCGCTTGAGAATGGACTGCTCAAACCATCGCGCAATGGTCAGGACTGGGTCCTTGATCTCGCCAAGGCTCTCGATCTCATCGAACGGCACATACAGGATTCGGTGCGGGTTCAACCCATCGCCCAGGAACTGCTCCATGATCTGCCGTAGCAGCACCGTTTTCCCGACGCGGCGAGGGCCGCGGAGCACCGTTGCGGGCGTGAGCCCCGAAGTGAGCAGCCGCAGCAAGCGAGGAAAGATCCACCTGCGAAACGCGGGCACCTGCGGACCTGGCTTGCCTTGCCAGTGTGGGTTGAGGCCACGCAGGTTTTCGCCGAGCTCGAAGGACAAGGAGCCATGAAACAGATTGGGATCAGTCATGCGTCGCTCACCTCCGCCACGTGATTGCCGAGAACGGGATTGATCCGCAGATGGCGCAGATGGCCACAGATATTAGATGCCGCCTGACGTCCCTATCTGCGCTCATCTGTGTCATCTGTGGATTCCTCTACTCCGCGGCTGGCGGACGTGATCTCCTTGGCGCTAATGAGGAAGCTCCCCTTTACCTTGGCGAGCAACCGGCTGAATGGATCCTGCACGCGCACTCGCCGCGGCGCCGGCGTGGCGCAGTCATAGACAACGTAAAGCCAGTACGCTCTGCCCATATTGCAGGCCTTTGCCCACTCATTGGCGAGCATCTCAACATCGCCGGTTGCGGCTCGTCCCTTCACTTCAATGCCGCGCGTGTGACCATTCGGCCGACGCGACAGCAGGTCGAAGCCTGGATAGTCTGGCAGCCCAGCGGCGCGGGCCAGCTCGGGCGTGTGCACGTCGAGCACCGTGGCTCCCTCCGACTCTTCCCATTCGCGAGCGATCTGCATCGCAAGTTGCTCGACCTTGGTGTCGTGCTGCTCTCGATCGAGCGGATCAGACGACGGCACCACCAATGCGTG
Coding sequences:
- a CDS encoding ATP-binding protein, whose protein sequence is MTDPNLFHGSLSFELGENLRGLNPHWQGKPGPQVPAFRRWIFPRLLRLLTSGLTPATVLRGPRRVGKTVLLRQIMEQFLGDGLNPHRILYVPFDEIESLGEIKDPVLTIARWFEQSILKRTFNELAREGATAYLLLDEVQNLDAWAPQIKHLVDNHQVRVLVTGSSSLRIEAGRDSLAGRITTVDLGTLLLREISQLRFGNTPTPYWADNGMDAVATPNFWQQAVKHAQAEREMRWQAFTAFSERGGYPIAHERHEMPWPEMADYLNETVIKRAIKHDLRMGSRGVKRDEKLLEEVFRLCCRYAGQTPGQKVFVPEIQQALAGNIGWNRILNYLRFLDGTLLIRLVQPLELRLKKRKSPPKICLCDHALRAGWLQEIVPLDPEGLQREPHLYDLAGHLAESTLGYFLGAIPGIDLAHFPERGAEPEVDFVITVGTRRIPIEVKHRKRIDPHDDTRGLRAFLEKTVYNAPFGLLVTMEDGVAIPDPRIIPISLSALLWLR